AATTAGTTGCGAACACGATCATTTTTGAGTTGGAACTCAAATATGTTGTGACTGATTCGTCCCCACCAATAAAGATTCACAGTTTCaaaaaatacaccaaaaaaCCAAGTTTAGATACACCAAAgtgttttgtgtatattttagtatatattGGTGAATAAGACTTTATAATGGTTAAATTAAACtttgtatatgatttttttgtactaaatatattaataatatcttTATATAATTACAGATTGAGCTAAAAGATTTACGACATATGTAGTTGTGGAAAATTTACGACATATTTTGCagttgaatattttataataatgtcAGTTTTCAGTATTGCTGGTGAATAGTGATAAATGGTTTTATTTGAACCCACAAACACTAGCTTAACCGTTGATTgcatttttatacatatttattctTGTGTTGAAATATCAACTTAATCATTGTCAAAAAGTTGGTTTTCTTTAGTAATATAAAATGATCTTTTTGGTGAAAATGATATAAGAATAGATTCATATATAGTCGTATATTTAAAAGGtataaaatactaataattattGGTATAATGATGGTTATATAATTGGTATGTATTGTTTATATATTACATGGTTGCATATTTGGTGAAACTATGATGCAGttatagttatattttttttgtgaaaatacAATGCCTAATTGATGAAATCTACATATTTTTTACCTAGATGAAAATAACgataaaaaaaaggagagaaggctattattaataatatgatttgattgagtaaaaaaattaagagagagaaagataatatatatgcaAATAAAGTAACGTAAAAGAGTATAATTATGgttgaaaagtcaaaaagtaaataataattattaattccATAAAATCAGCACATAACCACCCCTCCCCtaaaaagggaaataaataCGGATaccaaatatattaaaaaagaaataaaaaattaaatattttgttatgtttgtAATTAAGAACCttgttttgtaaataaaaagaatatatatatttattgttaattaaagtcttaaatagtatattcttgtaattttcactttaactcataagtcataagtcaaaaatcaatcCAAACAAGCCTAAGCCATTAGGTAAATATTGATTGGTTTTTGggtccaataaaaaaaaaaagatacaatcTTAAAGCAAGAGGATACAAAGGcttaagggaaaaaaaagtagaaagttACGAAAATGTCCTTGTCATACAAGCAGGCATGTTGACGAAGACATGCCTGCTTGTAGACTCTTCTACTAAGTAGTAAAATATACTCTGTATTCTTTAAAATCTAACTAACGAAGAAACCTCAAAACAGATTGTACGCGAGTGATTGAAAATAGATCATTTAAGATATTATGTGAATCAGTACATGGAAACTTATataaatttcactagtttagaagttaattatttagatgtactctaatttaaaatattacgtatcttatcAGATTTTGGTACTTCTGAATATGTCCAAAATCCAAATAGATGTATCTCGAAATAGTGTGATTCACATCTACTgatatacataacaaatctcgctcgccttcctccctattttagtgtatccGATAGCAATAAAAAGTTTTATAAGACAATCATTCACTTTAAAATCGAAAATGAATACGATACAATTCACCAAATGATCAAGTTAGAAAATCATTTCTATTTTGATTctataaaaaaacaattttttctttttgaatgaagTTTGTATAGTATGAGGCTtgtttttcaataaaataatatgtcgCAACTTAACTAGGCCTACATACCCTGGTACGATCAAGGAGtacttgattttgatgatgTACAACTCCAAGATTGATAGTGAAAATTAGGAGTAGTTGTACCTGGCCAATATAGTATACCTAATTCAACATGATGTTTCCTTTTACAAGAATGGTTCGTATAATCCGAAGGCAGTCCATATATTAGTTAAGGTCCCCCTTTTCAATTACTGAAGAGTTACTGACATTAATGTCAAATGctactaaaacaaaaaataccAAATACTATCTTGTCTTTTAATGTGTGCTGCATTCGAGCCACATAGTTTCTGCCTAGTATATCATGTTTAGTTTCTGCCGCGTATATCATATTGACATAAAATATACTTCTATATTTCAATCATGTCATTAATCGAAAGGTACGAttactatataaaattaaaaattaagaagaGTAGCATATATAAGACTAATAATCATTGAATTTAATGAAATCGATATACATTAGCATTATGATTGTCATGTTACAGGTAGCATGTCAACAATTGATTAGTACCTAAAATTTTGACCGAAAAATTATCGAAAATAAGCTTTGATTCGATAATATTCAAACAAATTacgtatttattttttaacaaattacGTAGTAAATATTCATATAGCATTGTCGAAAGCACCATATATAATTACAAATCATCAGCATCTCTTTTAGTTTAATGTgtcaatcaataaaattattaaaaagcaataatttaagttaaaatgaatattacatctatctaaataataaaaggttaaaaaattattcaactaaataataattttatctatcGCATAATTgtatgaagaagagaaaaaaaattcaatcgaTTTCTTTTCCGGGTGCGCCCAGCAGTTAAAGGCCACAAGAATAGGCGGTGTCGTTTAAGCCTACTTGCCCCATAGTTGCTGAGGGGCAGAAACGTAAAAGCAACGCAACAAGGTTACAAACTCCGAGCAGTTGAGAATGTTTTTGTTTCACTcttatttgtcttcttacttTTGAGTACTTACTGTTCTACCTCGGAGGGGTTAATGCTGtaccctatatatatatatatatgtattatccctCAGTTTAGTACACTCTTCGATTCATCATTtgtagaagaaataaaaaatgaaggtGCTTATGTTGTTACGACAGCAGCAGAATTCAATAGCGTATTGTGTGAAAGAGAATAAACCATGTGTTGTTGGTTGGGTGAATTTGTATTTCAAAGATTGCCTTTGCAATGTCCGCGATGAATTCtcttttggttttggttttgtaaGCCTCATCTGTTGGGCTGTTGCCGAAATCCCACAAATTGTCACCAACTTTCGAACCAAATCTAGCCATGGCGTTTCACTTGTTTTCCTTCTTGGTTGGGTTATCGGGTAATTAATTTTATCGATCATTactccattttcttcaatttcacaatttttaattatttttttttctgaactATAAATCTCACCATTTTATTCGATGCAGTGACGTATTCAATCTAACAGGTTGCCTTCTGGAGCCTGCAACGGTGAGTAGcttaaaatatcattaaattaattagGTTTAATTAATGTTTCTCATCTTTTGGTATTCTTTTCTCTTCATGCAGTTGCCAACCCAATTGTACACAGCTGTGGTAATGCAATCTTTTTATTTACCAATTAATCATATGAgtggtatttttttttctatttaatgaTATGTTATGGAACAGCTTTACACAGCGACTACTATCATACTAGTGCTGCAAATCTTGTACTATGATTATTTCTATAAGTGCTGGAAACGCAGTGAAAATGATTCTGGACAATTAGAGGTACAGATTAAACATTCTTAAGCTTGTAATTTactgattaattaatttaatgacACAATAATCGTTGAAGAAAGATGATTTGATTAACTTTAATTAGGTTGAAGAAATACTGAAGAAGCCATTGAGACCTCAAAAAACAACAGATTCGGGAATTCCAATACCCAGCAGATCTGCATCACGCCCCATGGACTACTATTTCACGTGAgtgtttttttctcaatttttcccGTGTCACATGATACATGTCGAAGTAATTAATTGATATGTTTGTAtgttaatttattactcaaatATGGTAAATTAACATGATTTGTTTTACGCTATCCGTGTTTATGAAACTAAGGAAGTAGTCAGTTTTTCGCGTGGATTAATTAGATTAATTTATTGCTAAGTATTTAAACAGGTCTGCAAGATCATTGGCTGGTAGTTCAACCCCGCCATTCAGGTCGAATCTGAGGCCTATAGCAAGTGATCCATCAGCAGTGGGGCTTAATAACCATGATTACTCTTCAGATGATGATACAGTTGATGCACCATTAAATATTTCTGTTAGCCAACCTAAGCCTATCCCTCGATCTGTAAGTGAATTAGTTCTTGTATTGATTTGTTAGTGTTGGTGTTTAGTTTAGTGCaagttgaaaattttcttttgtcGCTACTTGTTTATAATATTGTGCACTTACTATATGTACTGTGAAATATTGCTGGTCCTAATATATGAGACAAGTAACCAATATTCCCATAGGCATAATGCCCAAAAGCCAAGTCGAGAGGGTTTCTCTACTTTGTCCACTTCCTAAATATATGTAATGTGAAATATTGATGGTCAGAGATTCAGAGTATATGCCCAAAGcatcatttatttatataattccCAGAGTCCTTATGCCCAAAGGCAAGTTGAGAGGGGTTTCTCCTCTCCTTGGCGGAGACTCAAGGGATCTGAAAAAAATGCAAGTATATCACACCTAAAATTCGAATATATGACCTCAAATGATTTTGAGTTAAATTTACCACTGCCCTCTACACCAGAATTTCCTTATGTCAAAGGGATTTGACAATTTATATACTCCATAATAAAGAATCATTTTTCCATAATTTTTTCGATgaattaagaaatttaaaatttaattgaatcCCCACTTTGGACCATGTAGCTTCATTTTTAAAcctaaaagtaattttatttatttttcttggtcTGGGATGATAATATTTTCATAGTAGACGATTTTCAGGCAAGTTATGGAGCGTTCTTTGCAACAGTGTCTAGAATGCCTCACCAGACAAAAGCTTTACTTGTTGGATTTGGTGGAAGAAAACTATTACAAGTATGTTTCTTCAGTAATTGCATCTTAATATCATGAAACTTTCAGGGCTGATTTCGGACATATTTCTTTTCTGGCAGGAGCATGGGACGGAGCATAGTGCACTTGGCCAATGTTTGGGGTGGATGATGGCTGCTGTCTACATGGGCGGTCGGATACCTCAAATATGGTTAAATGTAAGTCATGATTCTTCACTTTATAATTCTAACAACATGCTAACAGTTAATGTTGCAGTCCCTATTTTGTCTAATGCAAAGCCATTGAACATATTTCTTTGTTTGACAGATTAAACGAGGGAGTGTTGAGGTAAATATTCTACAGAATTCTCTTCTGGACTTTCTTAAACTTGCATTTTGGGCATCAAGCAAAAGGCTAATGTGGATTCTTTTATCACCATGAACAGGGCTTAAATCCATTCATGTTTGTGTTTGCACTCATCGCCAATGTCACTTACGTAGGGAGGTAGTTTCCCCTTTCTTTAACTCAGTATAGTTAGCATTTCTTACTATTTTGTTCTGCTTacgtatataagttaaatcgtACTGAATACATGAAAATTAATCTGTAATTAAAATGCATTCGGTAACTTTCTACTAATTCATTTGCTTGTTATGTTTACATGATGCAGTATACTACTTAGATCAACAGAATGGAGTAAGATTAAAGCCAATATGCCTTGGTTGTTGGATGCTGTTGTCTGCGTTGTGCTAGACTTATTTGTATCCTCACATTTCTCCATTAATTTTGTCTTAGCAATTGCTCAAACAACACATATATCTGTTCTTTTCTTATACTACTTACTAGTTTATTCATTTTTCCAAACTGTGGGGCCTTAACACAAGTATAGATCATATTACAGTATGTCTACTACAAATACTTGCGAAAGAATCCTTCCACTTCCAAAGGCAGAGAAGACGAAGGACCCTAcaagaaagcaaataaaaattGAGGACAAATTTCTACAGTATATGGCTAGATGGTGGCTACTTTACTGTAAAGCCTTGGGATCCCACTGCTAGATCTGCTACTAATTCGGAAGACTGTTGCAGCTAATCTCCTAGTAATCGACTCTTACATCCCTTCTAAAGTTATCTTAATTTATTTGACCTGTGTTATGTAATTAGTGATGAACTTACTAGCTTGTGATCAGAATCTTATTCTGCAGTGAGGAAAATTTTTGGAGAGGTTCTTTTAACTCGTATGCCTCTAGTTTAATATAGCTCTCGCGTACCTGGTTACACAACTTCTTTAGTTTGAAATGTTTCATGTTTTTACATCTATACATCATAGAGCTGTATCTTAATCTATAAGGGGTATATTTCGTAAGCTTCTTTTATCGTCATGGGTCGGTTTTTCAAGCATCGTATGTTCAACTTTTTCAATGTAATAGATAAAGAATATGGCCTGCAAATGATACGTGAAGCTTATGGGCCTCTTTCTTGGTCCAGAAAAGCTGCGTACGTAATTTTGTATGACAAGGAGAAAATTTGCAGTCATTGATTTTTATCCTTGACTGCTTGTAAACAACAAGGACAATGAATTAATGTTTGTCAATTGGTTCCTTGTGACGAAGTTATATCAAGAATGTACACACTAAAATGCGGACTGCAATTAAAAATCAACGTTGAAAGCAGCATGACTTGTTCGTATCTGCATTTAACAATGTACTCTATTTACGCAAGCCACATGATTGTATGAATGTGGACCGTGGTGCTGTGAACAAATTGTTGACGTTTCAATTAATAATGTGTGGCTGCTTGATCATTCAAAAGCTTTAGTTGATAGagattgacatatttttattagttactTCGATATATTTTCAACACATCACTTTATACGTGGGATTGATACATTTTCACAATTTATAATCTAAAAAGTTAAAGTGCACCCtacagtattttttttttccaataaccATTTGGTATCCGATATTCACTTTCTGACTAATCATCTATTTATACTGCGTCGTTCACATCCTTATCGGAGGGGCATGGGGTTCAATTACTCAAACTCGAGACATTAAGGGAGAAGGAATTTCATTCAAACTTGTTGATGGTAACTTGCACAGTTTTattcatttaattatataataatgacATGAATCTCAAGAAAGCATCTTCATGATTGAATAAGATGAGTTATTGAAATAATGAGTCACTATCAATAAAGACAGGACTCTTTCTATTGGGCTTCATAGCAATCCATTTGCGTATTCAGGGGCATAACTTATGGCTTAATAAGTTGCTTTACTCAGGAAGTTTACCGACAAAATCTTGATTACAGTTTCCCAATTAAAGCATGCTCTTGAAATTTATTTGACTTGTAAAAGGGCATATAATTAGAGCCTTTGACTAACTCTTAAACTTTGCTTCTTACATTGTTGTCTTTACATGTTTTACTAATTACAAACTTACTATACCAACTTTTGAAAAAGACATAATTCCCACTGGAGTATATGATTCTTTATGTGCAGTGGCTCAGGTTCACTCAATTCCTTActttatttttgatttaaagatgaaaaatatttcttactTGCGTACATGTCCGGTGACAAGATTTAATATGAAACGCGTAAAATGCGGAATGACTTTGGTAGAATCTGTACATGTTTCAGCAATGtggttttgttttaaaatctaCCTGACTTGTCCCGCCAACACACACACAAACAAATCCCTCTCACTGCCGACACTTCTCCTCCTCTCTTTTCCTCATCAAACTCTGTGTGTGGTCGAGCCCAAATGACTTtccataagttttttttttgtatgacacaaattatttttaaggaaaatatttttctaccaCCAACTAAACATACACGGATCGAATGtcacctttttttttacttccaCCAATCTGACGTATATAAAAGATGACAAGGAAGTCATAGAACGAGATTCACTTTaatagcaaaaagaaaaagagaaaaaaaggaaagtatGCTTGGTGAATTGAACAAGAGCTTAGACATGAAGAAATGGATGCTTCTATATTTAGATGAAATGAACAAACAGTactcttttttttcaatattgttTAGAAAAGCCTAAAATGGTGAGAGTGAGAAGATTGTAACTTAAAAAGATTCGCTGAATAGTAAGTACGTTAAATTTAGCATATCTCAAAAATACCATGAAATATTTAGCAGCCAAGGAAGGCTGCGttctataataaacttaattgaTCACAAAtatatgatttcatatcataCGTTCAAAAATAATACTCTAGCAAAGTACCAATGTAAAATACTTGGCTAGCTACTGTATACTACGTATAATCTATGAAAATAGTAGACCTCACCTAGCCCTTCTGGGGTGACTAGCTCCgccaaaagaaacaaataagtagtagtagtagtagtagtaccTTTACATAACACAATCGAAGAGGATCTCAAGACACAGATCTCTACTCTCGATGTCTTCTACTATAATTTCTAATACACCTGAAATCAAAGAAGCAAGTACACGAAATTTCAGAATTTacatgaaattgaaaattaaatcgCATTTCAGAGTAAACCAAGTACCTTAAGATTCAATAGTATAAGGTGTTTGCAGCAGGTCATAAGGTGACCATAGGCCATCTAATGGACAAGGGCGATTCGCGTCGAGTCTCGCCCATGGTTTCCCCTTTCCACTCCAATGCAATAGACTAACTGGACCAGGGTGCAAATCCCGACAGAGTCCATGAAAGTTATCTCCACCAAGACCATGTTGGTTCCAGCTGTGATCAACCGGAGCTATATTTCCAGCAAAAACAAGCAGAAAAGGGGGTAAAGATCCCAATTCATAAATCCTCATTCTCTTTTGCAACTCCATCCACTCCACAATCTTAGTAGTATAATCCCCTGCTCTCCATCTCTCTAAATCAATTACCATCACTCCAGTATTAAAATAACAAGGCCTTCGATTTCGATTCGCAAAAGTTAAGGAAAGAGAAGGATTAGACCAAAAAGTTGGCGTGAAGTAAGTAGTAAAATTAGCATTGCAGTATTCAGGAGCTGCTAAAACAGAGTCCCCTGTTAGAGGCGTTGCTGCTAATTCAGCAATGTCGTCTACTAAAACAAGGTCCGAATCAAGATAAACAACTTTTTGAAGGTGTTGAGGAAGTAGATCAGCAAGATAATTGCGAGCATAATTTAAAGGACAATCTAAAGCAGAGCGAATTGAGGTCGAAATTAGTCCTGCTACAGCTGCAACATCTTGAATTGGATAAATTGTGAAGTGAAGATACGGAAATGATTTCGTAATAGTGAGATTCAAATGCGCGGATTCAGCAGACGAAGAAGCGACAAAATGGAATACAATGTTTTCTGGGCAAGAAGAGTGCTGTAGTACCGAAAGAATAGCAGCCATAGATCCCCGGAGATAAGCTATATCAAGAGTCATAGCGACATGTACTGCATTCACTgaataattaattgaagaacAACTCGGGGAATTATAGAACTGCGGCGCTTCTTTAAAATGGAGATTGAATTTAGTGCCAGTGATTGCGGTAGTAGTAACATTTTGTGCGGATAAAGAGAAGATGAACAACAAGAGCGGAGGCAGGATGCTGCCCCCAGATCTCCTAAGTTTAGGCATAATGGAGCAGGGAGACAAATTATAAAACATGGCACacaaatttacttatatatattgtatCACAACTTTCCTTTGCCCCGCATTAATTGTATAAGTATTTAGTTATAACTACAGTAAGAATATAAGATATTTTACTAACCAAGTGCTTAAATAGTATgaattcaattagtcaaattatggGTTTTAGACCAACTTATTTATTACTCAGATTCTATTTTCCATTTCGAAATTAACTTCGTAGttgtgtttggattgacttttcagttttgacttataagtcaaaaatcattatgatttataatttatttttgttattctaACTCTAAATTAAATGCTCATAATgattgttttaaatttatacaaacattACAAAActactttaaaattattttaattcaaaaatactaaaaataagtcaattcaaataGGCTAATGATCCGACGATAGTTCAAGCGGGTCCCTTTATTTTATTGGGGCCAGATGTCCTTTTCTTCCTTAATTTTTGGGATACTCCCgctaattgaaaaaatattttatataaaaaaaagtttaaaatagaTGTCGAATTAGATTAACATTTTGTgagtttgtttttttatatatatttttaagttttttaaataaaatacatgATTTTGTCAATATAGCGATAAGATGCAATATTCTTCAAtccaaaataagtgaatttgatgaaagttaattaattacattaacTAAAGagttatttgaaattattgcccttttacttttttcaaacttttgttAAAAGTAGACATATTGAGACTTGAAAAACTCATTAGAGAGAAGGTTAATTTTTGGAAAAGTTAATTAATATTCTCTTTGACTTTgagaaaatcatttattttggaCCTAATAATTAAGTACTAGAAATTCACTTAACTTAAAGTTTATGGATTCTAAATTTTAGGATGGCGACAAAAtcagaatttaaagtttatgaattctaattttaaaacaacgatGTTAAATCTTAGTAATTGAGTTgtgaataacttttatatatgtttagtgATTTTTTCAGATAACCTTCCAATTTATCTACAGAGATgtattaacaaaaatatattcaataaaattttaCGAGTGATGTTGAAAGAGACAATGGAAAATAAACAGAAACTAAGAGGTAAAGATATGCTGTGAAAGTTGAATATGGAAGTGTCACCAATTTGTTAGCTCTTTAGCTGGTCGGTAGTATAGAAGTCCTTACGGAGAATAACTCCAATGAAATTAATTTCAACGTTGGCTTCTACTCTCTGTCCACTTTTGTTTGTTATGTTAGAtttttttgaatgttattttgattaattttctaagttaaattagataatattaattgtatattttaaataaaaaatttagatattcaaaaactatatgaaaaataatataaattgtaatttttgacatataaatatgatgaaagaatacatcgtaaaatattattcaaaattcttataattttttttaaaaaaatcaggATAATTAAATGTGGACGGAGAGAAGAGAGTAAGTTAGGAAGGTTTCCATTAGACTTGTACTATTCTGCAATTTCTATAAATATCGGCATATCCCATTTAATTGGAAACCTACTCCTAACTTTTGCTATTAAAGCATTAGTCAAATACTCTGGCCGTGTTAGTTGTCCATCGTATTacaaataattatcttaaattatttattaatttataaaattaagatataattaattaaatttttcctttttttaagtatcctttcaattaattaaatttttggaAGTGTAAACAAATTTGTAAAATTCCAAAAAACAATCATAAGGGGtgaataagtaaaataattctTATCTATGATATCTCAAAAGATGTAAAAAagaaagtggacaactaaaatgGAACAAAGGGAGTAGTTTATAGTTTTACCTATACTGAAATTTGCCTTATACATGGGTGAATTGAAGAGATGGTAGATAACAAgagagtcgcctttgttagggaaGCACGAATCTAAATTTAATTGGGCTCCAATGTGGATATCGAACACCGgatagaaaaccaaaaaaaaaaaaaatcataaatggaAATGGAAGTGGAATCTACTATATAGTCGTAGCAACAAAGTAACAAGTAATAGGGACTTATCGTCTTTATAGCATTAGCTGCATGCCGCATGTGATCCACTACTGAAATATACTATGCTCTTTATTTATTAGTATCCCTAAACGACCTAAGTGCTCTAACCTAAGCTTAAACACAATGCATTTTTTGATTtctagattattattattattccctTTACATTTTGGCATATGTTCCTCATTCATTAGTAATTAGTTGATAACAATTAACAACTGTCACAACTCACACGGCAACTTCCTAAGATGTCTTGGAAGGGCGACATGAGGTAAAGGAATAAACTTCCATGTGATTATTTTCATCAACGCTAGATTAGACTATCAGTGTCggtacaaaaaaattaaatcaatatcAACATCACAATATGTGAAGAGAGCATTGAATGAAAGCTTACTTGTATTATGAAAACaacaattacaaaaaataaaacaataacgTGATGTTGAGTAGTAATTATTAGATCCGTATTAGTAGTGTATATAGGGTTAATTAAAGGAATAAATAATGAAGTGAAATTGCCTTTTAATTTCCCTAATGATGAATAAATGTACTGGAGTATATATTAATGTCACATGTAGGTTCATGCCTTTAGATGTTCCAACAGAACTGAAGGGGATTGACATTGATTATTTAGTTTAGCAATCGATCTATCCATTAAACACTTCCAGCTCATTATTAGGAATTAAAATCTTGTCTCTTAAATATAACTATATATCACATCAACTTTCTTTGCTCTGCTTTATATTATAACTAGTGAATTTGATTGCGCGGTTATataaagttatttaaatatattataccatcttttatgaaaataaaagtacttttaaacaatatatatttgagTAATTGacaaatgaaaattatataaaagatggtgtcaaattaaaaaaaaaaatgtaagttacaaaaataaaaataaaaatgaaaaaaatgaaaagaacgaattgaagataaaattaccaataaaataaaataatcatttttcttttgccTATAGAAGGTACTACATCGTCACTCCTCCACaaatcaattttatacaaattataaaaatccaTGAGTTTACCAAATAAAATTCATACGATATCAAAATGAATTCATTCATCAAATTATCTAAGGATcacaaataaaagtatttttatttataatttctttgtTATATGATATACCAACACATAGTTGATAAAGTTGTGAAGTATAATGTCTACAAATTTTAGTGTTTAAGTgcttactaatatttttaatgtatacTAACACATAGTATTGATAAATTTGTGAAGTATAATGTCTACAAATTTTAGTCTTTAAGtgtttactaatatttttaagtattc
The Solanum stenotomum isolate F172 chromosome 12, ASM1918654v1, whole genome shotgun sequence DNA segment above includes these coding regions:
- the LOC125847872 gene encoding probable galacturonosyltransferase-like 1, with product MFYNLSPCSIMPKLRRSGGSILPPLLLFIFSLSAQNVTTTAITGTKFNLHFKEAPQFYNSPSCSSINYSVNAVHVAMTLDIAYLRGSMAAILSVLQHSSCPENIVFHFVASSSAESAHLNLTITKSFPYLHFTIYPIQDVAAVAGLISTSIRSALDCPLNYARNYLADLLPQHLQKVVYLDSDLVLVDDIAELAATPLTGDSVLAAPEYCNANFTTYFTPTFWSNPSLSLTFANRNRRPCYFNTGVMVIDLERWRAGDYTTKIVEWMELQKRMRIYELGSLPPFLLVFAGNIAPVDHSWNQHGLGGDNFHGLCRDLHPGPVSLLHWSGKGKPWARLDANRPCPLDGLWSPYDLLQTPYTIES
- the LOC125847992 gene encoding uncharacterized protein LOC125847992 translates to MKVLMLLRQQQNSIAYCVKENKPCVVGWVNLYFKDCLCNVRDEFSFGFGFVSLICWAVAEIPQIVTNFRTKSSHGVSLVFLLGWVIGDVFNLTGCLLEPATLPTQLYTAVLYTATTIILVLQILYYDYFYKCWKRSENDSGQLEVEEILKKPLRPQKTTDSGIPIPSRSASRPMDYYFTSARSLAGSSTPPFRSNLRPIASDPSAVGLNNHDYSSDDDTVDAPLNISVSQPKPIPRSASYGAFFATVSRMPHQTKALLVGFGGRKLLQEHGTEHSALGQCLGWMMAAVYMGGRIPQIWLNIKRGSVEGLNPFMFVFALIANVTYVGSILLRSTEWSKIKANMPWLLDAVVCVVLDLFIILQYVYYKYLRKNPSTSKGREDEGPYKKANKN